A stretch of Gemmobacter fulvus DNA encodes these proteins:
- a CDS encoding DMT family transporter, which translates to MPALRGPLRGIALKVMSVVVFIAMSALIKSTSQHVPAGEAVFFRSLFAMPVIVVWLILRAELATGLRTVNPMGHVWRGVVGTCAMGLGFAGLAYLPLPEVTAIGYAAPLLTVIFAAMFLGEEVRIFRISAVALGMAGVMIVLWPRLTIVQGEALGHAEALGAMLVLGGAVFAALAQVFVRKLVTTEKTPAIVFWFSLTATLLSFVTLPFGWVIPSATEAAVLIFAGLLGGIGQILLTSSYREADASVIAPFDYASMLFALAFGYFFFDEVPTLTMLAGAALIITAGILIIWRERRLGLERARQRKAMTP; encoded by the coding sequence ATGCCCGCCCTTCGTGGCCCCCTCCGTGGCATCGCCCTCAAGGTGATGTCGGTCGTGGTGTTCATCGCCATGTCAGCCCTGATCAAATCCACATCGCAACATGTGCCGGCGGGCGAGGCGGTGTTCTTCCGCTCGCTCTTTGCCATGCCGGTGATCGTGGTCTGGCTGATCCTGCGCGCCGAACTGGCAACCGGCCTGCGCACGGTGAACCCGATGGGCCATGTCTGGCGCGGCGTGGTCGGCACCTGCGCGATGGGGCTGGGCTTTGCCGGGCTGGCCTATCTGCCCCTGCCGGAAGTGACCGCCATCGGATATGCCGCGCCGCTGCTGACCGTCATCTTCGCCGCGATGTTTCTGGGCGAAGAGGTCCGCATCTTCCGCATTTCCGCCGTGGCGCTCGGCATGGCCGGGGTGATGATCGTGCTCTGGCCACGCCTGACCATCGTGCAGGGCGAGGCTCTGGGCCATGCCGAGGCGCTGGGGGCCATGCTTGTGCTGGGCGGCGCGGTTTTTGCCGCACTGGCGCAGGTCTTCGTGCGCAAGCTGGTCACAACCGAAAAAACCCCCGCCATCGTGTTCTGGTTCTCGCTGACCGCCACCCTGCTGTCCTTCGTGACCCTGCCCTTCGGCTGGGTCATCCCCTCTGCCACCGAGGCCGCCGTGCTGATTTTCGCCGGGCTGCTCGGCGGGATCGGCCAGATCCTGCTGACCTCCAGCTACCGCGAGGCGGATGCCTCGGTCATCGCACCATTCGATTACGCCTCGATGCTGTTCGCGCTCGCCTTTGGTTATTTCTTCTTTGATGAAGTGCCCACTCTCACCATGCTGGCCGGGGCGGCACTCATCATCACCGCAGGCATCCTGATCATCTGGCGCGAACGCCGCTTGGGCCTGGAACGCGCCCGCCAACGCAAGGCGATGACGCCGTAA
- a CDS encoding uracil-DNA glycosylase — MGIETDILGDWHAAYAALVWQQELGGFDPVGDAPLNRYELAEPVREPAAPAAAPRRSAAPAPEPVAAPRVDAVAEARRAAAAATTLEELRAAISAYGHCELKRGAKSTVFCDGLPQARVMVIGEAPGRDEDIEGRPFVGRAGQLLDRMFAAIGLRRDSADAATGLYITNVMPWRPPSNREPTAEEMAMMGPFLARHAALIDPEVIVVMGNTPAQAVLGSRGITRLRGSWAQAWGKPVLPMLHPAYLLRNPAAKREAWADLLALQARLRG, encoded by the coding sequence ATGGGAATCGAAACCGACATTCTGGGCGATTGGCACGCGGCATATGCGGCGCTGGTCTGGCAACAGGAATTGGGCGGCTTTGATCCCGTGGGGGATGCGCCGCTCAACCGCTATGAGCTGGCAGAGCCGGTGCGCGAACCTGCGGCCCCTGCCGCCGCGCCGCGCCGCAGTGCTGCACCTGCGCCAGAGCCGGTGGCCGCGCCGCGCGTCGATGCGGTGGCCGAGGCGCGCCGCGCCGCCGCTGCCGCCACCACGCTGGAAGAATTGCGTGCGGCGATCAGCGCCTATGGCCATTGCGAGCTGAAGCGCGGGGCCAAGAGCACGGTGTTTTGTGACGGGCTGCCACAGGCGCGGGTCATGGTGATCGGCGAGGCGCCGGGCCGCGACGAGGATATCGAAGGGCGGCCCTTCGTGGGCCGGGCCGGGCAATTGCTGGACCGGATGTTTGCGGCCATCGGGCTGCGGCGCGACAGTGCCGATGCGGCAACCGGGCTTTACATCACCAATGTGATGCCCTGGCGTCCGCCCTCCAACCGCGAGCCGACGGCGGAGGAAATGGCGATGATGGGGCCGTTTCTGGCCCGACATGCCGCGCTGATCGACCCGGAGGTGATCGTGGTCATGGGCAATACGCCCGCGCAGGCGGTGCTGGGCAGCCGGGGCATCACCCGGCTGCGCGGCAGCTGGGCGCAGGCCTGGGGCAAGCCGGTGCTGCCGATGCTGCACCCGGCCTATCTGCTGCGCAACCCGGCGGCGAAGCGTGAGGCCTGGGCCGATCTGCTGGCCTTGCAGGCGCGGCTGAGGGGGTAA
- a CDS encoding aspartate carbamoyltransferase catalytic subunit has protein sequence MSFRARHLLGIEHLAPDEIRSVLDLADRYVDLNRRTVKSSDALAGMTQINMFFENSTRTQASFELAGKRLGADVMNMSVAQSSVKKGETLIDTAMTLNAMHPDLLVVRHPSSGAVNLLASKVNCAVLNAGDGRHEHPTQALLDALTIRRAKGRIQRLTVAICGDIAHSRVARSNLILLGKMENRIRLIAPPTLMPSGVNEFGCEVFDDMREGLRGADVVMMLRLQKERMDGGFIPSEREYYHRYGLDAEKLAHANPEAIVMHPGPMNRGVEIDGEIADDINRSVIQEQVEMGVAVRMACMDLLARNLRRERGAKAVGAMV, from the coding sequence ATGAGTTTCCGCGCCCGCCACCTTCTCGGGATCGAACATCTGGCCCCCGATGAAATCCGCTCGGTGCTCGATCTCGCCGACCGATATGTCGATCTGAACCGCCGCACCGTCAAAAGCTCTGACGCACTGGCAGGCATGACCCAGATCAACATGTTCTTCGAAAACTCCACCCGCACACAGGCGAGTTTTGAACTTGCCGGCAAACGGCTGGGGGCGGATGTGATGAACATGTCGGTCGCACAATCCTCGGTGAAGAAAGGCGAAACGCTGATCGACACCGCGATGACGCTGAACGCGATGCACCCCGATCTGCTGGTGGTGCGGCATCCCAGCTCCGGTGCGGTCAACCTCTTGGCCAGCAAGGTGAATTGCGCCGTGCTGAACGCCGGCGACGGGCGGCATGAGCACCCGACCCAGGCGCTGCTGGATGCGCTGACCATCCGCCGCGCCAAGGGCCGGATCCAGCGCCTGACCGTGGCAATCTGCGGCGACATCGCGCATAGCCGGGTGGCGCGGTCGAACCTGATCTTGCTGGGCAAGATGGAAAACCGCATCCGCCTGATCGCGCCGCCCACCCTTATGCCCTCGGGCGTGAACGAATTCGGCTGCGAGGTGTTCGACGACATGCGCGAAGGCCTGCGCGGCGCGGATGTGGTGATGATGCTGCGGCTTCAGAAAGAGCGGATGGATGGCGGGTTCATTCCGTCGGAACGCGAATATTACCACCGCTATGGCCTTGATGCCGAAAAGCTGGCCCATGCCAATCCCGAAGCCATCGTGATGCACCCCGGCCCGATGAACCGCGGGGTCGAGATTGACGGCGAGATTGCCGATGACATCAACCGGTCGGTGATTCAGGAACAAGTGGAAATGGGTGTGGCCGTGCGCATGGCCTGCATGGACCTGCTGGCCCGCAACCTGCGCCGCGAGCGCGGCGCGAAGGCCGTGGGGGCCATGGTGTGA
- the pyrC gene encoding dihydroorotase yields the protein MMLHFTNARLINPETGSDDLGSLTIADGVITALDGPLPEGTVSVDCGGKCLAPGIVDIGVKIGEPGERHRESFKSAGLAAAAGGVTTLIARPDTTPAIDTPEVLEFVTRRAAEASPVRIRHMAALTKGRQGHEMTEIGFLLDAGAIAFTDADAVSTDTKALSRAFTYARSLGALVICHPQEPALSKGAAVTSGKFASLRGLPGVHPMAERMGFDRDMALVEMTGVAYHADQITCARSLPALERAKRNGLNVSAGVSIHHLTLNDIDVGDYRTFFKLTPPLRPEEDRLAVVAAVADGLIDVICSMHTPADEESKRLPFEEAASGAVALETFLPAAMRLYHAGSLTLPQLWRAMALNPARRLGLPQGRLAVGAPADLVLFDPDAPFLLDRFKLQSKSKNTPFDGQRMEGKVLATYVGGKRVFAAGE from the coding sequence ATGATGCTGCACTTCACCAATGCCCGACTGATCAACCCGGAAACCGGCAGCGATGACCTTGGCAGCCTGACCATCGCGGATGGCGTGATCACGGCGCTGGATGGCCCCCTGCCCGAAGGCACGGTTTCGGTCGATTGTGGTGGCAAATGTCTGGCCCCCGGCATCGTCGACATCGGTGTGAAGATCGGCGAGCCGGGCGAGCGGCACCGCGAAAGCTTCAAATCCGCAGGTCTGGCGGCGGCGGCGGGCGGCGTGACGACGCTGATCGCCCGCCCCGACACCACCCCCGCCATCGACACGCCCGAAGTGCTGGAATTCGTGACACGCCGCGCCGCCGAAGCCAGCCCGGTGCGCATCCGCCATATGGCCGCGCTGACCAAGGGGCGGCAGGGGCACGAGATGACCGAGATCGGCTTTCTGCTCGATGCCGGGGCGATTGCATTCACCGATGCCGATGCGGTCAGCACCGACACCAAGGCGTTGTCACGCGCCTTCACCTATGCCCGCAGCCTTGGCGCGCTGGTGATCTGCCATCCGCAGGAACCCGCGCTGTCCAAGGGGGCGGCGGTTACATCGGGCAAGTTCGCCTCGCTGCGCGGGCTGCCCGGCGTGCATCCGATGGCCGAACGCATGGGATTTGACCGCGACATGGCGCTGGTGGAAATGACCGGCGTTGCCTATCACGCCGATCAGATCACCTGCGCCCGCAGCCTGCCCGCGCTGGAGCGCGCCAAGCGCAACGGGTTGAACGTCAGCGCCGGTGTGTCGATCCATCACCTGACGCTGAACGACATCGACGTGGGCGATTACCGCACCTTCTTCAAGCTGACGCCGCCGCTGCGCCCCGAAGAGGACCGGCTGGCGGTGGTGGCGGCGGTGGCCGACGGGCTGATCGACGTGATCTGTTCGATGCACACCCCGGCCGATGAAGAAAGCAAACGCCTGCCGTTTGAAGAAGCGGCCTCGGGTGCGGTGGCGCTGGAAACCTTTCTGCCCGCCGCGATGCGGCTCTATCATGCGGGCAGCCTGACCCTGCCGCAACTGTGGCGTGCCATGGCGCTGAACCCGGCGCGACGGCTCGGCCTGCCGCAGGGGCGGCTGGCGGTGGGGGCGCCTGCCGATCTGGTGCTGTTCGACCCGGATGCGCCCTTCCTGCTGGACCGTTTCAAGCTTCAGTCCAAATCCAAGAACACCCCCTTTGACGGACAGCGCATGGAGGGTAAGGTTCTGGCAACCTATGTCGGCGGCAAGCGCGTTTTCGCGGCAGGAGAATGA
- the plsY gene encoding glycerol-3-phosphate 1-O-acyltransferase PlsY produces the protein MPHFTSDPMTLAVVAFLSYLLGSVPFGLVITRALGLGDLRQIGSGNIGATNVLRTGNKGAAFATLILDAAKGGVAVLIARAVAGPDAAQVAALAAFLGHLFPLFLNFKGGKGVATFLGTLLALSWPVGLAVCASWLVAALIFRISSLAALIAAASSTFWMIGFGEGRMLLLGMVLTLLVFYRHAANIARLKAGTEPKIGKKQA, from the coding sequence ATGCCTCACTTCACCAGTGATCCCATGACCTTGGCCGTCGTGGCCTTTCTGTCTTATCTGCTGGGCTCGGTGCCGTTCGGGCTGGTGATCACCCGCGCGCTTGGCCTTGGCGATCTGCGCCAGATCGGCTCGGGCAATATCGGGGCCACGAATGTGCTGCGCACCGGCAACAAGGGGGCGGCGTTTGCGACGCTGATCCTTGATGCCGCCAAGGGCGGGGTGGCGGTGCTGATCGCGCGGGCCGTGGCCGGGCCGGATGCCGCGCAGGTTGCGGCGCTGGCGGCCTTTCTGGGCCATCTGTTTCCGCTGTTCCTGAACTTCAAGGGCGGCAAGGGCGTGGCCACCTTTCTGGGCACGCTGCTGGCCCTGTCCTGGCCTGTCGGGCTGGCGGTCTGTGCCAGCTGGCTGGTGGCCGCGCTGATCTTCCGCATCTCGTCGCTCGCGGCGCTGATTGCGGCGGCCTCGTCGACCTTCTGGATGATCGGCTTTGGCGAAGGGCGGATGCTGCTGCTGGGCATGGTGCTGACGCTGCTGGTGTTTTACCGCCACGCCGCCAATATCGCCCGCCTGAAAGCCGGGACCGAGCCGAAGATCGGCAAGAAACAGGCCTGA
- a CDS encoding glutamate--cysteine ligase — protein MSIPQSGGGPIERFEQLAEYMESGCKPKSDWRIGTEHEKFGFLTDSRAPLPYEGNRSIKALLEGLRDRFNWEPVLEQDKIIGLTRNGANVSLEPGGQFELSGAPVSSVHETAAELQNHFDEVRAVTEGWGVGFLGLGAAPDWQHAEMPVMPKGRYRLMTDYMGRVGTHGTQMMYRTSTVQVNLDYASEADMVKKLRVSLALQPVATALFASSPFFEGKLNGHRSWRSRIWRGLDNSRTGMLPFVFDSGMGFQRYVDWVLDVPMYFVYRDGRYINALGQSFRAFLKGELPALPGEKPTLSDWADHMTTVFPEARVKKYIEMRGADCGDQAHIVALPAFWVGLMYDDAALDAAWDLVKGFDAETREGLRVAASVSALAGEAGGVKLMDLARAAVGLSHAGLAARGQGEERLLAPLVTNLETEQTQADRFVAAYHGAWKGSLAPLYSAARL, from the coding sequence ATGTCCATTCCCCAGTCCGGCGGCGGCCCGATCGAGCGGTTCGAACAACTTGCCGAATACATGGAGTCGGGCTGCAAGCCGAAATCCGATTGGCGGATCGGCACCGAACACGAGAAATTCGGCTTTCTGACCGACAGCCGCGCGCCGCTGCCCTATGAGGGCAACCGCTCGATCAAGGCGCTGCTGGAAGGCCTGCGCGACAGGTTCAACTGGGAACCCGTGCTGGAGCAGGACAAGATCATCGGCCTGACCCGCAATGGTGCCAATGTCTCGCTGGAGCCGGGCGGGCAGTTTGAGCTGTCGGGCGCGCCGGTGTCCAGCGTCCATGAGACCGCCGCCGAGCTGCAAAACCACTTTGATGAAGTGCGCGCCGTCACCGAAGGCTGGGGCGTGGGCTTTCTGGGCCTTGGTGCCGCGCCGGATTGGCAGCACGCGGAAATGCCGGTGATGCCCAAGGGGCGCTATCGGTTGATGACGGATTATATGGGGCGTGTGGGCACGCATGGCACCCAGATGATGTATCGCACCTCGACGGTGCAGGTGAATCTCGATTACGCCTCCGAGGCGGATATGGTCAAGAAGCTGCGCGTCTCGCTGGCGTTGCAGCCGGTGGCGACGGCGCTTTTTGCCTCCAGCCCGTTCTTCGAGGGCAAGCTGAATGGCCACCGCAGCTGGCGGTCGCGCATCTGGCGCGGGCTCGACAATTCGCGCACCGGGATGCTGCCCTTCGTTTTTGACAGCGGCATGGGCTTTCAGCGCTATGTCGACTGGGTGCTGGATGTGCCGATGTATTTCGTCTACCGCGACGGGCGCTATATCAATGCGCTGGGGCAAAGCTTCCGGGCCTTCCTGAAGGGCGAACTGCCTGCGCTGCCCGGCGAAAAGCCCACGCTGTCGGATTGGGCCGATCACATGACCACGGTGTTCCCTGAGGCGCGGGTGAAGAAATACATCGAGATGCGCGGCGCGGATTGCGGTGATCAGGCGCATATCGTGGCGCTGCCAGCCTTCTGGGTCGGGCTGATGTATGACGATGCCGCACTGGATGCCGCCTGGGATCTGGTCAAGGGATTTGATGCCGAAACCCGTGAAGGGCTGCGGGTGGCGGCCTCTGTCTCGGCGCTGGCGGGCGAGGCAGGCGGCGTGAAGCTGATGGATCTGGCACGGGCGGCGGTGGGTCTGTCGCATGCCGGGCTGGCCGCGCGGGGGCAGGGCGAAGAGCGCCTGCTGGCCCCGCTGGTGACCAATCTGGAGACGGAGCAGACACAGGCTGACCGCTTTGTTGCCGCCTATCACGGTGCGTGGAAGGGCAGCCTTGCGCCGCTCTATAGCGCCGCGCGGCTGTAA
- a CDS encoding 16S rRNA (uracil(1498)-N(3))-methyltransferase translates to MTDAKIRLYVDQPLGPGQSVPLTADQAHYLFAVMRLGKGAAVALFNGRDGEWRAEVIEAGKRGGILLCTAQMRPLQLPPDLWLLFAPIKKARTDFIVEKATEMGAARIQPVQTQHTNSERIRQDRLQAHAVEAAEQCGSTFVPEVAELVPLDRLLAAWPAERRILWCNESLLGARAALLSEGTRGPWAILVGPEGGFSEREKTRLAQMPQVTPVSLGPRILRADTAAVAALTLWQAVLGDWA, encoded by the coding sequence ATGACGGATGCAAAAATCAGGCTCTATGTAGACCAGCCCCTCGGGCCGGGGCAATCGGTTCCGCTGACGGCGGATCAGGCACATTATCTGTTCGCGGTGATGCGGCTGGGCAAGGGTGCGGCCGTCGCGCTGTTCAACGGGCGCGATGGCGAATGGCGGGCCGAGGTGATCGAGGCGGGCAAGCGCGGCGGGATCCTGCTCTGCACGGCGCAGATGCGCCCCTTGCAGCTGCCGCCCGACCTGTGGCTGCTGTTTGCGCCGATCAAGAAGGCGCGCACCGATTTCATCGTGGAAAAGGCGACCGAGATGGGGGCCGCGCGGATACAGCCGGTTCAGACCCAGCACACCAATTCCGAACGCATCCGGCAGGACCGGCTGCAAGCCCATGCGGTCGAGGCGGCAGAGCAATGCGGCAGCACCTTCGTGCCCGAGGTGGCCGAGCTGGTCCCGCTCGACCGGCTGCTGGCCGCCTGGCCCGCCGAGCGGCGCATATTGTGGTGCAATGAATCGCTGCTGGGCGCGCGCGCGGCGCTGCTAAGCGAGGGCACACGCGGCCCCTGGGCGATTCTCGTCGGGCCCGAGGGCGGATTTTCCGAACGCGAAAAGACCAGACTGGCGCAGATGCCACAGGTCACGCCGGTCAGCCTTGGCCCGCGCATCCTGCGGGCGGATACCGCCGCGGTGGCGGCGCTGACGCTATGGCAGGCCGTGCTGGGGGATTGGGCATGA
- the ubiA gene encoding 4-hydroxybenzoate octaprenyltransferase encodes MPERAETPEADQTVADAPHGNWVDRFAPPLTRPYLRLSRADRPIGTWLLLIPCFWGVALAAAADPGGFRLWDLWIALGCTLGAGLMRGAGCTWNDITDRDFDAQVARTRSRPIPSGQVSVRGAVIWMAVQSLAGAAILFSYNSTAIALGVASLVLVAIYPFAKRFTWWPQVFLGLAFNWGALVAWAAHAGSLSLAPVVLWLAGIAWTLFYDTIYAHQDKEDDALIGVKSTARLFGDAGTVPALRLFLAVAVLLAALAVLLALLPQAGPLPLVVALCGVWAFGWHLAWQLGRLDTKDTARCLMLFRSNRDAGLILALFLAGAAMV; translated from the coding sequence ATGCCCGAGCGCGCCGAAACGCCAGAGGCCGACCAAACGGTCGCCGATGCCCCGCACGGCAATTGGGTGGACCGTTTTGCCCCCCCGCTGACGCGCCCCTATCTGCGGCTGAGCCGCGCGGATCGGCCGATCGGCACCTGGTTGCTGCTGATTCCCTGTTTCTGGGGCGTGGCGCTGGCGGCGGCGGCCGATCCGGGCGGGTTCCGGCTGTGGGATCTGTGGATCGCGCTGGGGTGCACCCTGGGCGCGGGCCTGATGCGCGGCGCGGGCTGCACCTGGAATGACATCACCGACCGCGACTTTGACGCGCAGGTGGCGCGCACCCGGTCGCGCCCGATTCCCTCGGGGCAGGTGTCGGTGCGCGGCGCGGTGATCTGGATGGCGGTGCAATCGCTGGCCGGGGCGGCGATCCTGTTCAGCTACAACAGCACGGCGATTGCGCTGGGGGTGGCCTCGCTGGTGCTGGTGGCGATCTATCCCTTTGCCAAGCGCTTCACCTGGTGGCCGCAGGTGTTTCTGGGGCTGGCCTTCAACTGGGGCGCGCTGGTGGCCTGGGCCGCCCATGCGGGCAGCCTGTCGCTGGCCCCGGTGGTGCTGTGGCTGGCCGGAATCGCCTGGACGCTGTTCTACGACACGATCTATGCCCATCAGGACAAGGAGGATGATGCGCTGATTGGCGTGAAATCCACCGCGCGCCTGTTCGGCGATGCGGGCACGGTGCCGGCGCTGCGGCTGTTTCTGGCGGTGGCGGTGCTGCTGGCGGCGCTTGCCGTGCTGCTCGCCCTGCTGCCACAGGCCGGGCCACTGCCGCTTGTGGTGGCGCTGTGCGGCGTCTGGGCCTTTGGCTGGCATCTGGCCTGGCAACTGGGGCGGCTGGATACCAAGGACACCGCGCGTTGTCTGATGCTGTTCCGGTCGAACCGCGATGCCGGGCTGATCCTTGCGCTGTTTCTTGCCGGTGCGGCAATGGTTTGA
- a CDS encoding OmpA family protein — MRIPPSLLSTAAFVGGGLVAIVTAWVGVTVIENRSESVVRSRLLTEGITWAEVRASGLQVRLIGTAPNEAARFRVVNLAGSVVDSARVRDRLDVTPMRAIEAPRFSVEMLRNTDGISLIGLLPDATVVEGQATLADEVTALASGAPVSDMLETAAFPAPEGWDAALKFGTEALKLLPRSKISVAADKVSITAISDSDAQKRRLEGELSKIRPQGLEIAIDISAPRPVLTPFTLRFLKDAEGARFDACSADTDKARDKIMAAGTAAGIEGSIICTVGLGVPTPSWADATSAGIRAVAELGAGSITFSDADVTLLAEAGTPQATFDRVVGELQAALPPVFSLQSTLPPKPSAVQEGPAEFTARLAEDGQVQLRGRLTDDLLKSAVDSYAKARFGASKVYTATRFDPDLPDGWPVRVLAGLEALSELHDGTLTVRADTVEVAGVTGKPNGRARVAQILSDKLGQGKPFKVSVRYDEAFDPFAALPSPQECADNLNAVVTKTKISFAPGSAEIAGEAGATMDELAKILQNCPALKLEIAGHTDAQGSTEGNLALSQARAEAVLLSLQGRRAPVSGLVAKGYGEGVPVADNGSAEGREANRRIEFTLLDAGPARQKPADDAAEATQSPSDAPDFAADTSPSVAPTEITKRPKPRPARN, encoded by the coding sequence ATGCGAATCCCGCCCTCTCTGCTCAGCACGGCTGCCTTTGTCGGCGGGGGGCTGGTGGCCATCGTGACGGCCTGGGTCGGCGTGACGGTGATCGAGAACCGCTCTGAATCCGTGGTCCGGTCGCGGCTGCTGACCGAAGGCATCACCTGGGCCGAGGTGCGGGCCTCGGGCTTGCAGGTGCGGCTGATCGGCACTGCCCCGAATGAAGCGGCGCGGTTTCGCGTCGTCAACCTTGCCGGATCGGTGGTTGACAGTGCGCGGGTGCGCGACCGTCTGGATGTGACGCCAATGCGCGCCATTGAGGCACCGCGCTTTTCGGTCGAAATGTTGCGCAACACCGATGGCATCTCGCTGATCGGCCTGCTGCCCGATGCCACCGTGGTGGAAGGTCAGGCGACGCTGGCCGATGAGGTCACGGCGCTGGCCAGTGGCGCGCCCGTCTCCGACATGCTGGAAACCGCCGCCTTCCCCGCCCCCGAGGGCTGGGATGCCGCGCTGAAATTCGGCACAGAGGCGCTGAAACTGCTGCCGCGCTCCAAGATCTCGGTCGCGGCGGACAAGGTGTCGATCACCGCGATTTCCGACAGCGATGCGCAGAAACGGCGGCTGGAAGGAGAATTGTCCAAGATCCGGCCGCAGGGGCTGGAAATTGCCATCGACATTTCAGCCCCGCGCCCGGTGCTGACGCCGTTCACCCTGCGTTTTCTCAAGGACGCCGAAGGCGCGCGTTTCGATGCCTGTTCCGCCGATACCGACAAGGCGCGCGACAAGATCATGGCGGCGGGCACCGCCGCCGGGATCGAAGGCTCGATCATCTGCACTGTCGGCCTTGGCGTGCCGACCCCAAGCTGGGCGGATGCGACCAGCGCGGGCATCAGGGCCGTGGCGGAACTGGGCGCAGGCTCCATCACCTTTTCGGATGCCGATGTGACCCTGCTGGCCGAGGCGGGCACGCCGCAGGCCACGTTCGACCGGGTGGTGGGCGAATTGCAGGCCGCCCTGCCGCCGGTGTTTTCGCTGCAATCCACCCTGCCGCCCAAACCCAGCGCCGTGCAGGAAGGCCCTGCCGAATTCACCGCCCGTCTGGCCGAAGACGGGCAGGTGCAACTGCGCGGGCGTCTGACCGATGATCTGCTGAAATCCGCGGTCGACAGCTATGCCAAGGCGCGGTTCGGCGCGTCCAAGGTCTATACCGCCACCCGGTTTGACCCCGATCTGCCCGATGGCTGGCCCGTGCGGGTTCTGGCCGGACTGGAGGCCCTGTCAGAGCTGCATGACGGCACGCTGACAGTGCGCGCCGATACCGTCGAGGTGGCCGGTGTCACCGGCAAGCCGAACGGGCGGGCGCGGGTGGCACAGATCCTGTCGGACAAGCTGGGTCAGGGCAAACCCTTCAAGGTCAGCGTGCGCTATGACGAGGCGTTTGACCCGTTTGCCGCCCTGCCCTCGCCGCAGGAATGTGCCGACAATCTGAATGCCGTTGTCACCAAAACCAAGATCAGCTTCGCGCCCGGCTCTGCCGAAATTGCTGGCGAAGCCGGAGCGACGATGGATGAGCTTGCCAAGATCCTGCAAAACTGCCCGGCGCTGAAGCTGGAAATTGCCGGCCATACCGATGCGCAAGGATCGACCGAGGGCAATCTGGCGCTGAGCCAAGCCCGCGCCGAAGCGGTGCTGCTGTCCTTGCAGGGGCGGCGTGCCCCGGTGTCGGGTCTTGTGGCCAAGGGCTACGGCGAAGGCGTGCCCGTTGCCGACAATGGCTCGGCCGAGGGGCGCGAGGCAAACCGGCGGATCGAATTCACCCTGCTTGATGCCGGGCCTGCCCGCCAGAAACCCGCCGATGACGCCGCAGAGGCCACGCAATCGCCGTCGGATGCCCCGGATTTTGCAGCCGATACCAGCCCTTCGGTTGCCCCGACCGAAATCACCAAACGCCCGAAACCGCGCCCGGCGCGCAATTGA